From Brevibacillus marinus, a single genomic window includes:
- a CDS encoding sensor histidine kinase, producing the protein MFAKSKRRISLLRFWTTRYLLILCVGLLVIGIISTYWMRHSVMEKRLDFTKLIAEELADRIIVEEGRIRVGPQLMIVIANRERFLQPHTRIMLFVIGQNGEILFKPRGFPLPTLLQDSLSEPPDEMSTVEQINGMNGERFYLVKRKIVRNETTVGWIALLLPAADLTQNKEQMQFLIIMLGSLALLGWGVIYLLTRKLSRPIKDVADAAKQIVSGNYDISLVPDVKETELYELISSFKEMAERLRQLEMMRTELLAGVTHELKTPVTSISGLIQAVQDGVVTGAEAREFLQICSKETNRLQKMVEDLLDFNSLAVGNISVRKERQNMNQLIQVIVHQWAVGQEENRFRLRTDLPDEPLYADTDSTRIQQILYNLLNNAKQAISEDGEIAVILRPCGEHVRIDVQDNGCGIAEDEQHLIFERFYRGAEKKHRVRGLGLGLPFSKMVAKALGGDLFLSQSKPAEGSTFSLLVKR; encoded by the coding sequence ATGTTTGCGAAAAGTAAGCGGCGCATCTCGCTGCTGCGCTTCTGGACGACCCGTTACCTGCTGATCTTATGTGTCGGCCTGCTGGTGATCGGGATCATCTCCACGTACTGGATGAGGCACAGTGTGATGGAAAAGCGCTTGGACTTCACGAAACTGATCGCGGAAGAGCTGGCCGACCGGATTATCGTGGAAGAGGGACGAATCCGCGTCGGACCGCAGCTGATGATCGTGATTGCCAATCGCGAGCGTTTCCTGCAGCCACACACCAGAATCATGCTGTTTGTGATCGGCCAAAACGGCGAAATCCTGTTCAAACCGCGAGGATTTCCGCTGCCCACGCTCTTGCAGGATTCGCTGAGCGAACCGCCGGACGAGATGAGCACAGTCGAACAAATAAACGGGATGAACGGCGAGCGCTTTTACCTGGTCAAACGCAAAATCGTCCGCAACGAGACGACGGTCGGGTGGATTGCCCTCCTGCTGCCCGCAGCAGACCTGACCCAGAACAAGGAACAAATGCAATTCCTGATCATCATGCTGGGCAGCCTCGCGCTGCTCGGGTGGGGGGTCATTTATCTGCTCACCCGCAAGCTGTCCCGGCCGATCAAAGACGTCGCGGATGCGGCCAAGCAAATTGTATCCGGCAATTACGACATCTCGCTGGTGCCTGACGTAAAGGAAACGGAGCTGTATGAACTGATCTCTTCGTTTAAAGAGATGGCCGAGCGGCTGCGTCAATTGGAGATGATGCGCACGGAACTGCTGGCGGGCGTCACGCACGAGTTAAAAACCCCGGTCACCTCGATCAGCGGCCTGATCCAGGCCGTCCAGGACGGAGTCGTAACCGGTGCAGAAGCAAGGGAATTTTTGCAAATCTGCAGCAAAGAGACGAACCGGCTGCAAAAAATGGTGGAAGATCTGCTGGACTTCAATTCCCTCGCGGTCGGCAACATTTCTGTCCGCAAGGAGCGGCAAAACATGAACCAGCTGATTCAAGTCATCGTCCACCAATGGGCAGTCGGGCAGGAAGAGAACCGCTTCCGCCTGCGCACCGATCTGCCGGACGAACCGCTCTATGCCGATACCGACTCCACGCGGATCCAGCAGATTCTGTACAACCTGCTCAACAACGCCAAACAGGCGATCAGCGAAGATGGCGAGATTGCCGTGATCCTCCGTCCATGCGGCGAGCACGTGCGGATTGACGTGCAGGATAACGGCTGCGGCATCGCCGAGGATGAGCAGCATCTGATATTTGAGCGTTTTTACCGCGGAGCAGAGAAGAAACACCGCGTCAGAGGCCTGGGGTTGGGGCTGCCGTTCAGCAAAATGGTGGCCAAAGCCCTCGGCGGAGACCTGTTCCTGAGCCAAAGCAAGCCAGCGGAAGGGTCAACCTTCAGCCTGCTGGTGAAACGCTAG
- a CDS encoding efflux RND transporter periplasmic adaptor subunit: MEKKPLHLIAALLSTLLVMTGCSAAMETTAKQQRAQQAVPVEVMTAAVQPFSETSTFSGRLEAMQEVTVSPQASGQIAQILVKVGDAVKAGQIIARLDETDLKLDLQKAEEALALAEARYEEGKNPARPETLAQLENSLAEAKAKYEAAQKNLERNQALFAEGAVSAQVLEDAEMQLLSAKTAYENLQRSLEMEQSGPTEASLKVLEIQLEQARTDYAIAQSNYQHAAITAPIDGVIAELPVSVGQSVGTGTAIATIADIRTMKVVTSVSESQVGTISPGQTFQVEVAAIDYRTEGTVLTISPKADESKRYPIEISIPNPQGKAKAGMLASLTLNSKQREAILVPSEAIVKNDNNKTYLYVVENNTAKQVEVTTGASAGDKTEILSGLTAGQQVIVKGQNTLYPGSPVTIVQSPDAAGANARQAEGQAQEPAQRGRPQNGDFPPGQSPRIMQGGRDHSAN; this comes from the coding sequence TTGGAGAAGAAACCACTTCACCTGATCGCCGCACTCCTGTCCACACTGCTGGTGATGACAGGATGCTCGGCGGCAATGGAAACGACGGCCAAGCAGCAGCGGGCCCAACAAGCCGTTCCGGTCGAAGTCATGACCGCAGCGGTGCAACCGTTCAGCGAAACGAGCACGTTTAGCGGACGGCTGGAGGCGATGCAGGAGGTAACCGTTTCGCCCCAAGCATCCGGCCAGATCGCACAGATTCTGGTCAAAGTGGGGGATGCGGTCAAAGCGGGGCAGATCATCGCCCGCCTCGACGAAACGGACCTGAAGCTGGATTTGCAGAAGGCAGAGGAAGCGCTGGCACTGGCGGAAGCCCGCTATGAAGAAGGAAAAAACCCGGCCAGACCGGAAACGCTGGCCCAGTTGGAAAACTCCCTCGCCGAAGCGAAAGCCAAATATGAAGCAGCACAGAAAAACCTGGAGCGCAACCAGGCCCTGTTTGCGGAGGGAGCGGTCTCGGCGCAGGTGCTCGAAGATGCCGAGATGCAGCTGCTCAGCGCCAAAACTGCTTATGAAAATCTGCAGCGCTCGCTGGAGATGGAACAATCCGGCCCGACCGAAGCGTCACTCAAGGTACTGGAGATTCAGCTGGAACAAGCCCGCACGGACTACGCAATCGCCCAGTCCAACTACCAACATGCGGCCATCACCGCTCCGATTGACGGGGTGATTGCGGAACTGCCGGTATCGGTCGGGCAGTCGGTGGGAACCGGCACAGCCATTGCCACGATTGCCGACATCCGGACGATGAAGGTGGTCACATCGGTCAGCGAGAGCCAGGTGGGCACGATCTCCCCGGGTCAGACCTTCCAGGTGGAGGTTGCTGCGATCGATTATCGGACGGAAGGTACCGTCCTCACCATCAGCCCCAAAGCGGACGAAAGCAAGCGGTATCCGATCGAGATCAGCATTCCCAATCCGCAAGGCAAAGCAAAGGCGGGAATGCTGGCATCGCTGACGCTGAACAGCAAGCAGCGCGAGGCGATTCTCGTGCCGAGCGAAGCGATCGTGAAGAACGACAACAATAAAACGTACCTCTACGTCGTGGAGAACAACACGGCCAAGCAAGTGGAAGTCACGACCGGCGCGTCCGCTGGCGACAAAACAGAGATTCTCTCCGGTCTGACAGCAGGCCAGCAAGTGATCGTCAAAGGGCAAAACACCCTCTATCCAGGCAGTCCAGTCACGATTGTCCAATCGCCCGACGCTGCCGGTGCAAACGCCCGGCAGGCGGAGGGGCAAGCGCAAGAACCCGCGCAAAGAGGCAGACCGCAAAACGGCGACTTCCCACCCGGCCAAAGCCCGCGGATTATGCAAGGTGGCCGCGACCATTCCGCGAACTAA